One Pseudomonas brassicacearum genomic region harbors:
- a CDS encoding TetR/AcrR family transcriptional regulator: MSSPEENSQSPRRRLSRHDRQRQLLDVAWRLVREEGSEALTLARLAEQAGVTKPIVYNHFVTRPGLLAALYQDFDARQTALMDAALEASEPTLLSRATVIASSYVECVLLQGREIPGVIAALTSSPELELIKREYEGIFLEKCRAVLEPFAGMRGISQAGLRGMLGAAEALSNAAASGEISAAEAKEELLVSIVAMVDRTVDIPSN, from the coding sequence ATGTCAAGTCCCGAAGAAAATTCGCAGTCACCTCGTCGCCGTCTGTCCCGGCATGACCGGCAACGGCAATTGCTGGATGTCGCCTGGCGGTTGGTGCGAGAGGAGGGCAGTGAAGCGCTGACCCTGGCCCGGCTGGCGGAACAGGCCGGGGTGACCAAGCCCATTGTCTATAACCACTTCGTCACCCGGCCCGGCCTGTTGGCGGCGCTTTATCAGGATTTCGATGCTCGCCAGACCGCGCTCATGGATGCAGCCCTGGAAGCGAGTGAACCGACATTGCTCAGTCGGGCTACGGTGATTGCTTCTTCCTACGTGGAGTGCGTCCTGCTGCAAGGCCGCGAGATTCCAGGGGTGATCGCGGCGTTGACCAGTTCACCGGAACTGGAACTGATCAAGCGGGAGTACGAGGGGATTTTTCTGGAGAAATGCCGGGCTGTCCTGGAACCGTTCGCCGGCATGAGGGGCATCAGCCAAGCCGGCTTGCGGGGGATGCTGGGGGCAGCGGAAGCATTGTCCAATGCGGCAGCCTCCGGCGAAATCAGCGCTGCCGAGGCCAAGGAAGAACTTCTTGTGAGCATCGTTGCGATGGTCGATAGAACCGTCGACATCCCTTCAAACTGA
- a CDS encoding class I SAM-dependent methyltransferase — translation MNPEALQTLQTHLLTALASAPEETRRLFHGRGRCWPGLEQITVDWLQGVVLVSLFKEPEPTQLDGLTSTLLALTTSPAWQHSAAHTLAVQHRYLPQSLTQWLVGEPIDEWTLTEGGLRYRIDLGKKQNNGLFLDMRYGRDWVRANASAKRVLNLFAYTCGFSVAAIAGGARHVVNLDMSRAALSRGRDNHRLNGHDLGQVSFLGHDLFKSWGKVINSGPYDLVIIDPPTFQKGSFLLTKDYQRVLRRLPELLTVDGTVLACSNDPATGPDFLIDGVTREAPGLTFEQRLANPPEFPDADMACGLKALVFKMRAPGDGSDQ, via the coding sequence ATGAACCCTGAAGCCCTTCAAACCCTGCAGACTCATTTACTGACGGCGCTGGCGTCTGCGCCCGAAGAAACCCGGCGCCTGTTCCATGGCCGTGGGCGCTGCTGGCCGGGGCTGGAGCAGATCACCGTCGACTGGCTGCAAGGGGTGGTGCTGGTCTCGTTGTTCAAGGAGCCGGAGCCGACACAACTGGATGGCTTGACCTCGACGTTGCTGGCCCTGACCACCTCGCCTGCCTGGCAACACAGCGCCGCCCATACCCTGGCCGTGCAGCATCGCTACCTGCCGCAGAGCCTCACTCAATGGCTGGTGGGCGAGCCGATCGACGAATGGACCCTGACCGAAGGCGGCCTGCGTTACCGCATCGACCTGGGCAAGAAGCAGAATAACGGCCTGTTCCTCGACATGCGCTACGGCCGCGACTGGGTACGGGCCAACGCCAGCGCCAAGCGCGTGTTGAACCTGTTCGCCTACACCTGCGGCTTCTCGGTGGCGGCCATCGCTGGCGGGGCGCGGCATGTGGTGAACCTGGACATGTCCCGCGCCGCCCTCAGTCGTGGTCGCGACAACCATCGCCTGAACGGCCATGACCTGGGTCAGGTGAGTTTCCTCGGCCACGATTTGTTCAAATCCTGGGGCAAGGTGATCAACAGCGGGCCGTACGACCTGGTGATCATCGATCCGCCTACGTTCCAGAAAGGCAGTTTCCTACTGACCAAGGATTACCAGCGCGTCCTGCGCCGCCTGCCGGAACTGCTGACCGTCGACGGCACGGTCCTGGCCTGCAGCAACGACCCGGCCACCGGCCCGGACTTCCTCATCGACGGCGTCACCCGCGAAGCACCGGGCCTGACGTTCGAACAGCGGCTGGCAAATCCGCCGGAGTTTCCAGATGCCGACATGGCGTGTGGCCTGAAGGCGCTGGTGTTCAAAATGAGGGCGCCTGGCGATGGTTCTGATCAGTAA
- the nirD gene encoding nitrite reductase small subunit NirD, whose protein sequence is MSQSNVVRIPVRDVAQEPLQWRALCSRDDLVPNSGVVAWHDGSQVALLYLPEHEDKPLYAIDNRDPKSGANVIGRGLLGNIKGDLVIASPMYKQHFRLEDGHCLEYPEQRLRVWPVRLNGDVVEIGED, encoded by the coding sequence ATGAGCCAGTCAAACGTCGTTCGTATTCCCGTCCGTGATGTCGCCCAGGAGCCCTTGCAGTGGCGTGCCCTGTGCAGCCGCGACGACCTGGTACCCAACTCCGGCGTGGTCGCCTGGCACGACGGCAGCCAAGTGGCGTTGCTCTATCTGCCGGAGCATGAGGACAAGCCGCTGTACGCCATCGACAACCGTGACCCCAAATCCGGCGCGAACGTAATCGGTCGCGGGTTGCTGGGCAATATCAAGGGTGATCTGGTGATTGCCTCACCGATGTACAAACAGCATTTCCGCCTGGAAGACGGTCATTGCCTGGAATACCCGGAACAGCGCCTGCGGGTGTGGCCGGTGCGTTTGAATGGCGATGTGGTAGAGATCGGCGAAGACTGA
- the nirB gene encoding nitrite reductase large subunit NirB, which translates to MNSNVASLNKLQTLIVIGNGMVGHHCVEQLIERGALKHYHLHVFSEEPMRAYDRVHLSEYFSGRDAESLALGEASLYQTPGVTLHLGVPVLEIDRQARQVVTARDRISYDKLVLATGSYPFVPPIEGAEGDSCLVYRTLEDLDAIRAVANNARRGVVVGGGLLGLEAANALKTLGLEAHVVEFAPRLMPVQLDEQGGLALKARIEKLGVGVHLSKGTQSISAGEQYRYRMNFGNDDFLETDLIVFSAGIRAQDALARQSDLQIGPRGGVVIDDHCLSSDPDIYAIGECAAWNGSIFGLVAPGYQMARNVAARLCGESGEAFTGADMSTKLKLLGVDVGSIGDAHGNTPGSRSFQFIDGTSASYRRLVVDADGKRVIGAVLVGDNSYYDTLLQYMQNGIALPKDAASLILPSSEGAPTLGPAALPEAATICSCHNVSKGSICSAIDGGCTDLGQLKCDTKAGTGCGGCAALVKQVFEHELIARGVSVDKSLCEHFAYTRQELYALVRVEGIISFEELLAKHGRGHTGCDLCKPAVGSILASCWNQPIMDPSLVSLQDTNDTFMANMQKNGTYSVVPRIAGGEITADKLIAIGVVAKKYDLYTKITGGQRIDLFGAQLHQLPDIWSELIEAGFETGHAYGKSTRTVKSCVGSTWCRYGVQDSVQMALTIEDRYKGLRSPHKLKFAVSGCTRECAEAQSKDVGVIATEKGWNLYVAGNGGMRPRHAELFATDLDDATLIRYIDRFLMFYIRTADKLQRTSVWRESLEGGLDYLKDVIINDSLGLGAELEAQMQLVVDRYECEWANALKDPDKLKRFRTFVNDKRGDPDVHFVRERGQRRPVHAGELHLIPVTEEVL; encoded by the coding sequence ATGAATTCCAACGTTGCTTCTCTGAACAAGCTGCAAACGCTGATCGTGATCGGCAATGGCATGGTCGGCCATCACTGCGTCGAGCAATTGATCGAGCGCGGTGCCCTCAAGCATTACCACCTGCATGTGTTCAGCGAAGAACCGATGCGCGCCTACGACCGCGTGCATTTGTCCGAGTACTTCTCTGGCCGCGATGCCGAATCCCTGGCCCTCGGTGAAGCGTCGCTGTACCAGACGCCAGGTGTCACGCTGCACCTGGGCGTGCCGGTGTTGGAGATCGATCGCCAGGCCCGTCAGGTCGTCACCGCCCGGGACCGCATCAGCTACGACAAACTGGTGCTCGCCACCGGCTCCTATCCGTTCGTGCCACCGATCGAAGGCGCCGAAGGGGATTCCTGCCTGGTCTATCGCACCCTTGAAGACCTGGACGCGATCCGTGCCGTCGCCAACAACGCCCGCCGTGGTGTGGTGGTCGGTGGTGGCCTGTTGGGCCTGGAAGCGGCCAACGCCCTCAAGACCCTCGGCCTGGAAGCCCACGTGGTCGAGTTCGCCCCACGGCTGATGCCGGTGCAGCTGGACGAGCAGGGCGGCCTGGCCCTCAAGGCTCGCATCGAGAAGCTGGGTGTCGGCGTGCACCTGTCCAAGGGCACCCAGTCCATCAGTGCCGGCGAGCAGTACCGCTATCGGATGAACTTCGGCAACGACGATTTCCTGGAAACTGACCTCATCGTGTTTTCCGCCGGTATCCGCGCCCAGGATGCCTTGGCGCGCCAGAGTGACCTGCAGATCGGCCCACGTGGCGGCGTGGTGATCGATGACCATTGCCTGAGCAGCGACCCGGACATCTACGCCATCGGCGAATGCGCGGCCTGGAACGGCAGCATCTTCGGCCTGGTCGCCCCGGGTTACCAGATGGCCCGCAACGTGGCAGCCCGCTTGTGCGGAGAAAGCGGCGAAGCCTTCACCGGCGCCGACATGTCCACCAAACTCAAGTTGCTCGGTGTCGACGTCGGCTCCATCGGCGACGCCCACGGCAACACACCGGGTTCGCGCAGCTTTCAGTTCATCGATGGCACCAGCGCCAGCTACCGGCGACTGGTGGTGGACGCCGACGGCAAGCGCGTAATCGGCGCGGTGTTGGTGGGCGACAACAGCTACTACGATACCTTGCTGCAATACATGCAGAACGGCATCGCACTGCCCAAGGACGCGGCCAGCCTGATTCTGCCATCGTCTGAAGGCGCCCCGACCCTGGGTCCGGCAGCGCTGCCGGAAGCGGCCACCATTTGCTCGTGCCACAACGTCAGCAAGGGCTCGATCTGCTCGGCTATCGACGGCGGTTGCACCGACCTGGGCCAACTCAAGTGCGACACCAAGGCTGGCACCGGTTGCGGTGGTTGCGCGGCCCTGGTCAAGCAAGTGTTCGAGCATGAATTGATTGCCCGCGGCGTCAGTGTCGACAAGAGCCTGTGCGAACACTTCGCCTACACCCGCCAGGAGTTGTACGCCCTGGTGCGGGTGGAAGGCATCATCAGCTTCGAAGAACTGTTGGCCAAGCACGGTCGCGGGCATACCGGCTGCGACCTATGCAAACCAGCGGTGGGCTCGATCCTCGCGTCGTGCTGGAACCAGCCGATCATGGACCCGTCCCTGGTGTCGCTGCAGGACACCAACGACACGTTCATGGCGAACATGCAGAAAAACGGCACTTATTCAGTGGTGCCGCGTATTGCCGGTGGTGAAATCACTGCCGACAAGCTGATCGCCATCGGCGTGGTCGCGAAGAAATACGACCTCTACACCAAGATCACTGGCGGCCAGCGCATCGACCTGTTCGGCGCCCAGTTGCACCAGTTGCCGGACATCTGGTCCGAGCTGATCGAAGCCGGTTTCGAAACCGGCCACGCCTACGGCAAATCCACTCGCACGGTGAAATCCTGCGTGGGCAGCACCTGGTGCCGCTACGGCGTGCAGGACAGCGTGCAAATGGCCCTGACCATCGAGGATCGCTACAAAGGCCTGCGCTCGCCCCACAAGCTCAAGTTCGCCGTGTCCGGTTGCACCCGCGAGTGCGCCGAGGCCCAGAGCAAGGACGTCGGCGTGATCGCCACCGAGAAGGGCTGGAACCTCTACGTGGCTGGCAACGGCGGCATGCGCCCGCGTCACGCCGAGCTGTTCGCCACCGACCTGGATGACGCCACGCTGATCCGCTACATCGACCGCTTCCTGATGTTCTACATCCGCACTGCCGACAAATTGCAACGCACATCGGTCTGGCGCGAAAGCCTGGAAGGCGGCCTGGACTACCTCAAGGACGTCATCATCAATGACAGCCTCGGCCTGGGCGCCGAGCTCGAAGCACAGATGCAACTGGTGGTCGACCGCTATGAATGCGAGTGGGCCAACGCCCTCAAGGATCCGGACAAACTCAAGCGTTTCCGCACGTTCGTCAACGACAAGCGCGGCGATCCGGACGTTCATTTTGTCCGCGAACGCGGCCAGCGTCGGCCGGTTCACGCCGGCGAACTTCACCTGATTCCCGTCACCGAGGAGGTGCTCTGA
- a CDS encoding murein L,D-transpeptidase catalytic domain family protein, translating to MTGLGVMCSPALAEKANSQLLYNSLAHAAPELNPQALKSALSAMQCAVANGATQARHLAVIDYSQPSTARRLWIFDLRQKKLVLRDLVAHGQKSGENFATQFSNRLGSYQSSLGLFRTQESYQGTHGYSLRMDGLEPGFNDQARDRAIVIHAADYVNPLWSVRQGRIGRSQGCPAVRPQVARQVIDKLKGGQFMFSWYPEPNWLKRSAYLNCQPQQVASILATSGG from the coding sequence ATGACGGGCCTTGGCGTGATGTGCAGCCCAGCGCTGGCCGAAAAGGCCAATTCTCAACTTCTTTACAACAGCCTCGCCCACGCAGCGCCGGAACTCAATCCCCAAGCACTCAAAAGTGCCTTGAGCGCCATGCAATGCGCGGTCGCCAATGGCGCCACCCAGGCCCGTCACCTGGCGGTGATCGATTACTCGCAGCCGTCCACGGCCCGTCGCCTGTGGATCTTCGACTTGCGCCAAAAGAAATTGGTATTGCGCGACTTGGTGGCCCATGGGCAGAAATCCGGGGAAAACTTCGCCACGCAGTTTTCCAATCGCCTGGGCAGCTACCAATCCAGCCTGGGGCTGTTTCGCACCCAGGAAAGCTACCAGGGTACCCACGGCTATTCGCTGCGCATGGACGGTCTGGAGCCGGGCTTCAATGACCAGGCCCGAGATCGCGCCATCGTGATCCACGCCGCCGACTACGTGAACCCGCTCTGGAGCGTGCGCCAGGGCCGCATCGGCCGCAGCCAGGGTTGCCCTGCCGTTCGTCCGCAGGTGGCACGCCAGGTGATCGACAAGCTCAAGGGCGGGCAATTCATGTTTTCCTGGTACCCGGAGCCGAATTGGCTCAAGCGTTCGGCGTACCTCAACTGTCAGCCGCAACAGGTCGCCAGTATTCTTGCGACCAGTGGTGGCTAG
- a CDS encoding NAD(P)H-dependent oxidoreductase, whose translation MHALIVVAHHDPHSLTHSLAGKIAEGITRANSADTFEIADLTAEGFDPRFGFADHAVHHREALPPADVLAEQARIDRADALVLVYPIYWWSMPGLLKGWIDRVFSNGWAFDFSPDKPFIQKLQHLQVHLVAVGGADADSFLRHGYGEAMTTQIDHGIFDYCGARVVSSQRLLDSETLDPRQHLEAAGVIGQRLFASADEATQVHRTAAWV comes from the coding sequence ATGCATGCACTTATTGTTGTGGCCCATCACGACCCTCACTCCCTCACCCATAGCCTGGCCGGGAAAATTGCCGAGGGCATCACTCGCGCCAATTCCGCCGATACGTTCGAGATCGCTGACCTGACCGCTGAAGGCTTCGATCCGCGTTTCGGTTTCGCCGACCACGCGGTCCATCATCGCGAGGCACTGCCGCCTGCAGATGTGTTGGCAGAGCAGGCCCGAATCGACCGCGCCGACGCGCTGGTGCTGGTCTATCCCATTTATTGGTGGTCGATGCCTGGATTGCTCAAGGGTTGGATCGACCGGGTATTTTCCAACGGCTGGGCGTTCGACTTCAGTCCCGATAAGCCGTTTATCCAGAAACTGCAGCATTTGCAGGTGCATCTGGTGGCAGTCGGTGGTGCCGATGCCGACTCATTCCTCCGTCACGGCTATGGCGAGGCGATGACCACGCAGATCGACCATGGCATTTTCGATTACTGCGGCGCCCGGGTGGTGAGTTCCCAACGTTTGCTCGACTCGGAAACCCTCGATCCCAGGCAGCACTTGGAGGCTGCTGGCGTAATCGGCCAGCGCCTGTTCGCGTCAGCCGACGAAGCGACTCAGGTGCACCGCACTGCCGCCTGGGTTTGA
- a CDS encoding AraC family transcriptional regulator codes for MTLKTCWYEADSRFIPGHYQPAALIDLALSRDIDSHRLLRGTGLFHDDILAGQSRISPQQFIGLIDNSRRLLDANDSSFLFGQRLLPGHYGPASHALRHAQNLHQALDTLIDQQALLSPLAAPRLLLDEQYAYVHWLDSCGADEHWRFVLEASMTSMVAMSAWLSGERLPWQCTFRHSEPRYVEQYWVHLSEQTQFNRPLDLMRLPRHFLTKPWPNVSATAAQVARSEARNQLDQLGFASSFVDCVYDHLRAHVQQTPSLEQTAQTFAMSPATLKRKLHKHHTGFQQQVDRVHTHVALYLYQVKGFSNEEVAQYLSFNDTANFRRSFKRWTGSTPNLIRQLLMLG; via the coding sequence ATGACGCTCAAGACGTGCTGGTACGAAGCCGACAGTCGTTTCATCCCCGGGCACTATCAGCCTGCCGCGCTGATCGACCTGGCGTTATCGCGGGACATCGACAGCCATCGCCTGCTGCGCGGTACCGGGTTGTTCCACGACGATATCCTGGCCGGCCAGAGCCGCATCAGCCCGCAGCAGTTCATAGGCCTGATCGACAACAGCCGGCGCCTGCTGGACGCCAACGACAGCAGTTTCCTGTTCGGCCAACGGCTGTTGCCGGGGCACTACGGACCGGCCAGCCATGCCTTACGCCACGCGCAGAACCTTCATCAGGCCCTGGACACCCTGATTGACCAACAGGCCTTGCTCAGCCCGTTGGCTGCACCGCGCCTATTGTTGGACGAGCAATATGCCTATGTGCATTGGCTGGACAGCTGCGGCGCCGACGAACATTGGCGCTTCGTGTTGGAGGCAAGCATGACGTCGATGGTCGCGATGAGTGCTTGGCTCAGCGGTGAGCGCCTGCCCTGGCAGTGCACTTTTCGCCACAGTGAGCCGCGTTACGTCGAGCAGTATTGGGTGCACCTGAGCGAACAGACGCAGTTCAACCGACCGCTGGACCTGATGCGCCTGCCCCGCCACTTCCTGACCAAGCCCTGGCCCAACGTGTCTGCCACCGCCGCTCAGGTGGCGCGAAGCGAGGCGCGAAACCAGCTCGACCAACTGGGCTTTGCCTCAAGCTTTGTCGATTGTGTCTACGATCACCTGCGCGCCCATGTCCAGCAAACGCCAAGCCTGGAACAAACCGCCCAGACCTTCGCCATGAGCCCGGCGACCCTCAAGCGCAAACTGCATAAGCACCACACCGGTTTCCAGCAACAGGTCGACCGCGTACACACCCATGTGGCGTTGTACCTGTATCAGGTCAAGGGGTTCAGCAACGAAGAAGTGGCGCAGTATTTGAGCTTCAACGACACGGCTAACTTCCGGCGCTCGTTCAAGCGCTGGACCGGTAGCACGCCGAACCTGATTCGGCAGTTGCTGATGCTGGGGTGA
- a CDS encoding GGDEF domain-containing protein produces MFSVLRPHRLKLALLLLAANLGLILHLACGELKPVTQWVWLDILGEGGSALLALVWLGLVLKSRPAGRVTSYLILGLGCIFFSWWIDALDEFIRLPDSITWDHWLESAPMPVGMILLTLGIYHWHREQLAINGQMEKRERLFREHRLFDKLTPLGGADFFKQELSASLEDSKRREQPLSLLALDLDNFTAINQRFGHGEGDAVLQAVSQLLVLNLRRQDLLCRLAGDRFVVLLPDTGESQAQRLALELEVAVRSLAHKTRQHGERLRLAASTSVVMAFDESAEILLKRLNLTLAQSRTTLAKSA; encoded by the coding sequence ATGTTCTCCGTGCTCCGCCCGCACCGTTTAAAACTCGCCCTGCTTCTGCTGGCGGCCAATCTCGGGTTGATCCTGCACTTGGCCTGCGGCGAGCTCAAACCCGTCACGCAGTGGGTCTGGCTGGATATTCTCGGCGAAGGTGGCTCGGCGCTGCTGGCGCTGGTCTGGCTGGGCCTGGTGCTCAAAAGCCGCCCGGCCGGGCGTGTGACCAGTTACTTGATCCTGGGATTGGGCTGTATCTTCTTTTCCTGGTGGATCGACGCCCTCGACGAATTCATCCGCCTGCCCGACAGCATCACCTGGGATCACTGGCTGGAATCCGCGCCGATGCCGGTGGGCATGATTCTGCTAACCCTTGGCATTTATCACTGGCACCGGGAACAGTTGGCAATCAACGGACAGATGGAGAAGCGCGAGCGGCTGTTCCGCGAACACCGTTTATTCGACAAGCTCACGCCCCTGGGTGGGGCCGACTTTTTCAAGCAGGAACTGTCCGCCAGCCTGGAAGACAGCAAACGGCGTGAGCAGCCCTTGTCATTGCTGGCATTGGACCTGGATAACTTCACCGCCATCAACCAGCGTTTCGGCCATGGCGAGGGCGACGCCGTGCTCCAAGCCGTCAGCCAGTTGTTGGTGCTGAACCTGCGTCGTCAGGATCTGCTCTGTCGACTGGCCGGTGATCGCTTTGTGGTGCTGCTGCCCGACACCGGCGAGAGTCAGGCCCAGCGCCTGGCGCTGGAACTGGAAGTGGCGGTTCGCAGCCTGGCCCACAAAACCCGGCAACACGGTGAGCGGTTGCGACTGGCCGCCAGTACGTCGGTGGTGATGGCGTTCGACGAATCCGCCGAAATCTTGCTCAAACGCCTCAACCTGACGCTGGCCCAGTCCCGAACCACGCTGGCAAAAAGTGCCTGA
- a CDS encoding L,D-transpeptidase family protein has translation MFKKSACYLSLLLLTAPLVATAEDGEPTRVQTTLAQLSVACPEVAAGVDFPTMLNLQAFYQQNAGQAVWADDERLRSLQVQLQQLADDGLDPTRYSLPLEGTAQNAQCVDIAISQRYLQALHDLRFGYLPQDRLEPVWKANPQPQDRQAAVLAIAGPGPDNLAGAFEQARPSLALYRNLRDLYARLRQQPLSDWQAVPGGPLLQPDKRDARVPALAQRLFNEGYLSAPPLSGDEHYSSTLVDAMKNFQLQHSLQADGVVGQWTVTELNISPAMRREQLRINLERMRWLAQDLEPDSVLVNVAAAQLTVYQGGAPVWQTRTQVGRAQRQTPLIKSRVTRLTLNPTWTIPPTIMREDKLPEIRRDPEFLSRHNLRILDRDGLPLMAADIDWEHPGDLMLRQDPGPKNPLGKMAIRFPNPFSVYLHDTPSQALFSKGPRAFSSGCVRIEQVMHLRDLLVSPAERTRTDTLLATELTHEFRLAKPMPILLGYWTVQADNQGQPVYIPDIYGRDPMLSAARGRAL, from the coding sequence TTGTTCAAAAAGTCCGCATGTTACCTGAGCCTTTTGTTGCTCACGGCGCCATTGGTCGCGACAGCCGAGGACGGTGAGCCGACACGCGTGCAAACCACATTGGCACAATTGTCGGTCGCCTGCCCGGAAGTGGCGGCGGGCGTCGACTTTCCGACGATGCTCAACTTGCAGGCGTTTTATCAGCAAAACGCAGGCCAGGCGGTCTGGGCGGACGATGAGCGGTTGAGAAGCTTGCAGGTCCAGTTGCAGCAGTTAGCCGATGACGGACTGGATCCGACGCGCTACAGCCTGCCGCTCGAAGGCACAGCCCAGAACGCCCAATGCGTCGACATCGCCATCAGCCAACGCTACTTGCAAGCCTTGCATGACCTGCGTTTCGGCTATTTGCCCCAGGACCGTCTGGAGCCGGTGTGGAAGGCCAACCCGCAGCCCCAAGACCGTCAGGCCGCGGTGCTGGCCATCGCCGGACCGGGCCCGGACAACCTCGCCGGGGCTTTTGAACAGGCGCGGCCGAGCCTGGCGCTTTATCGCAACCTGCGCGACCTCTACGCCCGGCTACGGCAACAGCCGTTATCCGACTGGCAGGCAGTGCCCGGCGGTCCGCTGTTGCAACCGGACAAACGGGATGCCCGGGTGCCCGCCCTGGCCCAGCGGCTGTTCAACGAAGGTTACCTGAGCGCGCCGCCGCTCAGCGGCGACGAGCATTACAGCTCGACGCTGGTGGACGCGATGAAGAACTTCCAGCTCCAGCATTCACTCCAGGCCGATGGTGTGGTGGGGCAGTGGACCGTCACCGAGCTGAACATCAGCCCGGCGATGCGCCGCGAGCAGTTGCGCATCAACCTGGAGCGCATGCGTTGGCTGGCCCAGGATCTGGAGCCCGACAGCGTGTTGGTCAACGTGGCGGCGGCCCAACTGACGGTTTACCAGGGCGGCGCGCCGGTCTGGCAGACCCGCACCCAGGTCGGCCGCGCGCAGCGGCAAACGCCGTTGATCAAGTCCCGGGTCACCCGCCTGACGCTCAATCCGACCTGGACCATTCCGCCGACCATCATGCGCGAGGACAAACTGCCCGAGATTCGCCGCGATCCGGAGTTTCTCAGCCGACACAACCTGAGGATTCTCGACCGTGATGGCTTGCCGCTGATGGCGGCGGATATCGACTGGGAGCACCCCGGCGATCTCATGCTGCGCCAGGACCCAGGTCCGAAGAACCCGCTGGGCAAGATGGCGATCCGTTTCCCCAATCCGTTCTCCGTGTACCTGCATGACACGCCCAGCCAGGCACTGTTCAGCAAAGGCCCGCGGGCGTTCAGTTCAGGCTGCGTGCGGATCGAGCAAGTGATGCACTTGCGAGACCTGCTGGTGAGCCCGGCCGAACGGACCCGCACCGACACGCTGCTGGCCACCGAGTTGACCCATGAGTTCAGGCTGGCCAAGCCCATGCCGATCCTGCTGGGCTACTGGACCGTCCAGGCGGATAACCAGGGCCAGCCGGTGTACATCCCGGATATCTATGGGCGCGATCCGATGCTATCTGCCGCCCGAGGCCGTGCCCTCTGA
- a CDS encoding CBS domain-containing protein, translating to MKTAAQLVRLKSVQNQQVHSIAPEQTVLEALQIMADRNVGALPVIENGQVIGVFSERDYARKMVLKGRSSVGTPVRTIMSAPVITADSQQSIDRCMEVMTDSHLRHLPVLDNGQLIGLLSIGDLVKEAIVEQADLIRQLEHYIRGH from the coding sequence ATGAAAACCGCCGCTCAACTGGTAAGGCTCAAGAGTGTGCAAAACCAGCAGGTCCACAGCATTGCACCGGAACAGACGGTGCTCGAAGCCCTGCAAATCATGGCCGATAGAAACGTCGGTGCGCTGCCGGTAATCGAGAACGGCCAGGTAATTGGTGTGTTCAGCGAACGGGACTATGCGCGCAAGATGGTGCTCAAGGGTCGCTCGTCAGTGGGCACGCCGGTACGCACCATCATGAGCGCTCCGGTCATCACCGCCGACAGCCAGCAGAGCATCGACCGCTGCATGGAAGTCATGACCGACAGCCACTTGCGGCACTTGCCGGTGCTGGATAACGGGCAGTTGATCGGCCTGTTGTCGATTGGCGACCTGGTGAAAGAGGCCATCGTCGAACAGGCAGACCTTATCCGTCAGTTGGAACACTACATTCGCGGGCACTGA